The following coding sequences lie in one Drosophila gunungcola strain Sukarami chromosome X unlocalized genomic scaffold, Dgunungcola_SK_2 000021F, whole genome shotgun sequence genomic window:
- the LOC128260286 gene encoding protein FAM136A yields the protein MDCDNPSLDEQRDRIDNAISTAMEDLDREYLRKLQIEMHACATDCCADADANAEAVQRCVDRCQIRLTRARCFVQQGMSDFENRLEKCMQQCRVHGSDYHFNRCSNNCVDSHVELLPEMLRAMRDTLEKGV from the coding sequence ATGGACTGCGATAACCCGAGTTTGGATGAGCAGCGCGATCGCATCGACAATGCAATATCGACCGCCATGGAGGATCTGGATCGGGAGTATCTGCGCAAGCTGCAGATCGAGATGCACGCCTGTGCGACCGACTGCtgtgcggatgcggatgcgaatGCGGAGGCGGTACAGCGATGCGTCGACCGCTGCCAAATTCGATTGACCCGCGCCCGCTGCTTTGTGCAGCAGGGCATGTCCGACTTTGAAAATCGCCTGGAGAAGTGCATGCAGCAGTGTCGGGTCCATGGATCCGATTATCATTTCAATCGCTGCTCGAACAACTGCGTGGACAGCCATGTGGAACTGTTGCCCGAAATGCTCAGGGCCATGCGAGATACCCTAGAAAAGGGTGTTTAA